A stretch of DNA from Candidatus Zixiibacteriota bacterium:
TCAATACCGGTTTCGGCCAGAACATTGCCGTTGCTGCCGGTTATGATAACATATATAATGTCATCAGTAAGAGCCACCCCTTCGATCAGGTCTTTCAGTTCCGGTTTCGATTCCAGAATGACGCCATATTCGGCGTTATAGGCAAGATTGGCGACCAGGGCTTCACCCCGCTTCTGCACCTCCTGGTGATAGATTTCATTCTGGCGCTTGATCAGGTAGCCACTGATAATAAGCATACTGGCGATCAGGACGATGGAGACCAGCGCCACGAATTTTTCGCGCAAGGCGAATCTGCCCAGTGAACCAAGGAGACTCATCGGTAAACCTCCTTGGCCACAGAGGCGAGGTCATCGGGAATGACCACGCTTATATGCTTGGCCGTTTTTTCATTATAATGGAACCAGATGATGCCGGGGACAGCCACCGGAATTGCCGAGGGAGGCTTGCCCGAGAGCACCTCGAGAGCGATTTTCCCGGCCTGACGGCCGATATCTTTATAGTCATAATCCAGGGCAAACAGCGCTCCCGATTCCACCAGATTGCGGGAAAAACCCATAAATGGTTTTCCCTTCCGAAGGGTGTTGAGAAGGATAAATCGGGTGGAAGAAGGCGAGAAGATTTGGCCATCAGCTACCGACCAAATCCCGTCTACCAGGCCGCTGAGTTTCTCGAGAGCCTCGGGAATTTCTTTTTCCGATTCAATTTTTATGGCTGTCAGTTCGAGTCCCAGCGCCTGCGCCACCGCTTTGGCCGGAGGTATTAAATTCTCGGTTTCACGTGTGTACAGGACGCCGATTTCTTTCAGTTCTTTGATTACTCTTTTAAAGTAATTGAATTGGATGTCGGGCGGGATGTCCAGAGAAGCTCCGGTAATATTGCCACCGGGACTATTCAGC
This window harbors:
- a CDS encoding ABC transporter substrate-binding protein gives rise to the protein MILNRKVISFMGTALILMMTGGFSGTARAQDIKLAIVYSDSLESTLRTIRGIKSAITLQYATTAFDEYLLSSNAAVAEKNIEAIAESKPRLILTIGTFATQAVSEKIKDRPIIFSAVLNPETSGFVKSLNSPGGNITGASLDIPPDIQFNYFKRVIKELKEIGVLYTRETENLIPPAKAVAQALGLELTAIKIESEKEIPEALEKLSGLVDGIWSVADGQIFSPSSTRFILLNTLRKGKPFMGFSRNLVESGALFALDYDYKDIGRQAGKIALEVLSGKPPSAIPVAVPGIIWFHYNEKTAKHISVVIPDDLASVAKEVYR